From one Coffea eugenioides isolate CCC68of chromosome 11, Ceug_1.0, whole genome shotgun sequence genomic stretch:
- the LOC113753249 gene encoding uncharacterized protein LOC113753249 isoform X1 yields MEAHRTGSQTTTLAASSVYERWEEVYVSSDKGKREVHYFLKRRNGDGGLDLAVVGKEKTLRHMSYHYAFNDREQRFLLPKLRSRREVIDWLNSVVNPELQPHQSVKSVGTYMASREANNQDSHVVKNLKQCSKEVMWLGSPWTCRKRRRHYQSFCRNGVEIAVHDFVYVLAEEDERLVAHLDDMYEDTKGNKMVVVRWFHKIDEVGVVLPQSYRDREIFFSLCLQDLSIECIDGLATVLSPQHYEQFLNGAKHTQLEPFVCHRQFDNDEIKAFDVTQLKGYWKQDLLRYTCPVDDGLEVERNPSDAAANRPKKRLRWSEECDTNLQSASEKVDVNATLQSCNGSLTSSKVVMGLCRLRELSAASFGNIKLEKKNSQHLSIGSQVEVLSQDSGIRGCWFRAFIVKKHKEKVKVRYQDIMDATDEAQNLEEWILASRLAAPDELGVRICGRSIVRPVPWTNKGKVSWVFNVGTLVDVWRHDGWWEGIVVKKESEDRLHVYFPGERQELIFGCGDLRHSQEWLEDGWKQLKERSDLVSVLSGLEIKQDIANCGNVKPEKAVLCYDRDLVDNSVVDMGDEKLNELKVMRDLSKDDLLSQLRWKSSGRRRRSRSPVHKLQFGVHDNNKRVEDSHKQTYRKYFGLPLKVDPDNCKYRGDSSFGSSIVSPLSNLVMTR; encoded by the exons ATGGAAGCCCACAGAACCGGCAGTCAAACGACGACGTTGGCGGCATCCTCCGTGTACGAGAGATGGGAGGAGGTGTACGTTTCCAGCGATAAGGGGAAGAGAGAAGTGCACTATTTTCTGAAAAGAAGGAACGGCGATGGAGGATTAGATCTGGCGGTGGTGGGAAAAGAGAAAACGCTGAGGCATATGTCGTATCATTACGCTTTTAATGATAGAGAACAACGTTTTTTGCTTCCTAAGCTCCGGTCAAGGCGCGAGGTCATTGATTGGTTAAATTCTGTTGTCAATCCAG AGTTACAACCACATCAGTCAGTTAAATCTGTTGGCACTTACATGGCAAGCAGAGAAGCCAACAATCAGGATTCACATGTGGTAAAG AATCTGAAGCAGTGCTCTAAAGAGGTTATGTGGTTAGGTTCACCCTGGACATGCAGGAAAAGGCGGAGACATTACCAGTCATTTTGTCGAAATGGAGTTGAAATTGCA GTTCATGATTTTGTCTATGTCTTGGCTGAAGAAGACGAACGACTTGTTGCTCATTTAGATGATATGTATGAAGATACCAAGGGCAACAAGATGGTTGTGGTACGATGGTTTCACAAAATTGATGAGGTTGGTGTTGTTTTGCCTCAATCCTACCGTGACAGggagattttcttttctctttgtcTTCAAGATCTCAGTATTGAATGCATAGACGGACTGGCAACTGTTCTTAGTCCTCAGCATTATGAACAATTTCTGAATGGGGCAAAACATACTCAGTTGGAGCCATTCGTATGCCACAGGCAGTTTGACAATGATGAAATCAAGGCATTTGACGTAACTCAACTTAAAGGTTACTGGAAACAGGATCTATTGAGATACACTTGTCCTGTTGATGATGGTCTAGAGGTGGAAAGAAATCCTAGTGATGCTGCTGCGAATAGACCCAAGAAGAGGCTCCGATGGTCCGAAGAGTGTGACACGAACTTGCAATCTGCCAGCGAAAAAGTCGACGTTAATGCTACTTTACAAAGTTGCAATGGCAGTCTAACCAGCTCTAAAGTTGTAATGGGGTTGTGCCGTCTGAGAGAATTGTCTGCTGCTTCATTTGGTAACATTAAACTGGAGAAAAAAAATTCGCAGCATCTAAGCATTGGTTCTCAAGTTGAAGTGCTCTCTCAAGATAGTGGTATTAGAGGCTGCTGGTTTAGAGCATTCATTGTGAAGAAGCACAAAGAAAAGGTGAAAGTACGGTATCAGGATATCATGGATGCCACTGATGAAGCCCAAAATCTGGAG GAGTGGATTTTGGCGTCCAGGTTGGCTGCACCTGATGAGTTGGGTGTTCGAATCTGTGGGAGGAGTATTGTCAGACCTGTGCCATGGACCAACAAGGGTAAAGTTTCATGGGTATTTAATGTTGGAACCCTCGTTGATGTGTGGCGGCATGATGGGTGGTGGGAAGGCATAGTTGTTAAGAAAGAATCTGAAGATCGTCTACATGTttattttccag GAGAAAGGCAGGAACTGATCTTTGGTTGTGGTGATTTGAGGCATTCACAGGAATGGTTGGAAGATGGATGGAAGCAGCTAAAGGAAAGGTCAGATCTTGTATCCGTGTTATCTGGACTGGAAATAAAGCAAGATATTGCTAACTGCGGCAATGTTAAACCAGAGAAAGCTGTCTTGTGTTATGATAGAGATCTTGTTGACAATTCTGTGGTGGATATGGGAGACGAGAAGTTGAATGAATTGAAAGTCATGCGAGATCTCTCAAAAGATGATTTGCTCTCACAATTGAGATGGAAATCATCAGGGAGAAGACGACGTAGTAGGAGCCCCGTTCACAAGTTGCAGTTTGGTGTTCATGACAATAATAAGAGAGTTGAGGATTCACATAAGCAAACCTATCGGAAATATTTTGGTCTGCCCTTGAAGGTGGATCCCGACAACTGCAAGTATAGGGGTGATTCTTCTTTTGGTTCTTCAATCGTCTCTCCATTGTCAAACTTGGTTATGACTCGATGA
- the LOC113753249 gene encoding uncharacterized protein LOC113753249 isoform X2, whose amino-acid sequence MASREANNQDSHVVKNLKQCSKEVMWLGSPWTCRKRRRHYQSFCRNGVEIAVHDFVYVLAEEDERLVAHLDDMYEDTKGNKMVVVRWFHKIDEVGVVLPQSYRDREIFFSLCLQDLSIECIDGLATVLSPQHYEQFLNGAKHTQLEPFVCHRQFDNDEIKAFDVTQLKGYWKQDLLRYTCPVDDGLEVERNPSDAAANRPKKRLRWSEECDTNLQSASEKVDVNATLQSCNGSLTSSKVVMGLCRLRELSAASFGNIKLEKKNSQHLSIGSQVEVLSQDSGIRGCWFRAFIVKKHKEKVKVRYQDIMDATDEAQNLEEWILASRLAAPDELGVRICGRSIVRPVPWTNKGKVSWVFNVGTLVDVWRHDGWWEGIVVKKESEDRLHVYFPGERQELIFGCGDLRHSQEWLEDGWKQLKERSDLVSVLSGLEIKQDIANCGNVKPEKAVLCYDRDLVDNSVVDMGDEKLNELKVMRDLSKDDLLSQLRWKSSGRRRRSRSPVHKLQFGVHDNNKRVEDSHKQTYRKYFGLPLKVDPDNCKYRGDSSFGSSIVSPLSNLVMTR is encoded by the exons ATGGCAAGCAGAGAAGCCAACAATCAGGATTCACATGTGGTAAAG AATCTGAAGCAGTGCTCTAAAGAGGTTATGTGGTTAGGTTCACCCTGGACATGCAGGAAAAGGCGGAGACATTACCAGTCATTTTGTCGAAATGGAGTTGAAATTGCA GTTCATGATTTTGTCTATGTCTTGGCTGAAGAAGACGAACGACTTGTTGCTCATTTAGATGATATGTATGAAGATACCAAGGGCAACAAGATGGTTGTGGTACGATGGTTTCACAAAATTGATGAGGTTGGTGTTGTTTTGCCTCAATCCTACCGTGACAGggagattttcttttctctttgtcTTCAAGATCTCAGTATTGAATGCATAGACGGACTGGCAACTGTTCTTAGTCCTCAGCATTATGAACAATTTCTGAATGGGGCAAAACATACTCAGTTGGAGCCATTCGTATGCCACAGGCAGTTTGACAATGATGAAATCAAGGCATTTGACGTAACTCAACTTAAAGGTTACTGGAAACAGGATCTATTGAGATACACTTGTCCTGTTGATGATGGTCTAGAGGTGGAAAGAAATCCTAGTGATGCTGCTGCGAATAGACCCAAGAAGAGGCTCCGATGGTCCGAAGAGTGTGACACGAACTTGCAATCTGCCAGCGAAAAAGTCGACGTTAATGCTACTTTACAAAGTTGCAATGGCAGTCTAACCAGCTCTAAAGTTGTAATGGGGTTGTGCCGTCTGAGAGAATTGTCTGCTGCTTCATTTGGTAACATTAAACTGGAGAAAAAAAATTCGCAGCATCTAAGCATTGGTTCTCAAGTTGAAGTGCTCTCTCAAGATAGTGGTATTAGAGGCTGCTGGTTTAGAGCATTCATTGTGAAGAAGCACAAAGAAAAGGTGAAAGTACGGTATCAGGATATCATGGATGCCACTGATGAAGCCCAAAATCTGGAG GAGTGGATTTTGGCGTCCAGGTTGGCTGCACCTGATGAGTTGGGTGTTCGAATCTGTGGGAGGAGTATTGTCAGACCTGTGCCATGGACCAACAAGGGTAAAGTTTCATGGGTATTTAATGTTGGAACCCTCGTTGATGTGTGGCGGCATGATGGGTGGTGGGAAGGCATAGTTGTTAAGAAAGAATCTGAAGATCGTCTACATGTttattttccag GAGAAAGGCAGGAACTGATCTTTGGTTGTGGTGATTTGAGGCATTCACAGGAATGGTTGGAAGATGGATGGAAGCAGCTAAAGGAAAGGTCAGATCTTGTATCCGTGTTATCTGGACTGGAAATAAAGCAAGATATTGCTAACTGCGGCAATGTTAAACCAGAGAAAGCTGTCTTGTGTTATGATAGAGATCTTGTTGACAATTCTGTGGTGGATATGGGAGACGAGAAGTTGAATGAATTGAAAGTCATGCGAGATCTCTCAAAAGATGATTTGCTCTCACAATTGAGATGGAAATCATCAGGGAGAAGACGACGTAGTAGGAGCCCCGTTCACAAGTTGCAGTTTGGTGTTCATGACAATAATAAGAGAGTTGAGGATTCACATAAGCAAACCTATCGGAAATATTTTGGTCTGCCCTTGAAGGTGGATCCCGACAACTGCAAGTATAGGGGTGATTCTTCTTTTGGTTCTTCAATCGTCTCTCCATTGTCAAACTTGGTTATGACTCGATGA